In Methanobacteriales archaeon HGW-Methanobacteriales-1, one DNA window encodes the following:
- a CDS encoding 4Fe-4S ferredoxin, producing MSLKKNKNTIKDIRFKKSGFKKCIQCGRCTASCPAAYLFPDYKPRDLMRRFMFNEIESPEMEELIWKCGQCYSCRIRCPRNCKAGLGVLALQSDSVLKGNAPSEVLLFAQKIKENLYNKGETILPETMGVYILKELGDSYYKKFSKNILKREKLGFLKDDTHQISLSNDSLKEIRAIMELTGMGAKYG from the coding sequence ATGTCCTTAAAGAAAAATAAAAACACCATCAAAGACATTAGATTCAAAAAAAGCGGCTTTAAAAAATGTATTCAGTGTGGCCGATGCACGGCCAGCTGTCCGGCAGCCTATTTATTTCCTGATTACAAGCCCCGGGATCTTATGAGGCGGTTTATGTTCAATGAAATAGAATCTCCTGAAATGGAGGAATTAATCTGGAAATGTGGCCAGTGTTATTCCTGCCGTATCAGATGCCCTCGAAACTGTAAGGCTGGTTTAGGAGTTCTGGCCCTGCAAAGTGATAGTGTTTTAAAGGGCAATGCTCCCTCTGAGGTCCTTCTTTTCGCTCAAAAAATAAAAGAAAATCTGTATAATAAAGGAGAAACCATCTTACCAGAAACTATGGGAGTATATATTCTTAAAGAACTGGGCGATAGCTATTATAAAAAATTCTCCAAAAACATTCTTAAAAGAGAAAAATTAGGATTCTTAAAGGATGATACTCACCAAATCTCTCTATCAAACGATTCTTTAAAAGAGATAAGGGCCATCATGGA
- a CDS encoding iron ABC transporter substrate-binding protein, whose translation MDQKIIIIAAMAIIGLIGIVIYMNYQAPTPAGEIKITDMADRSLNIPEKVNKTFSLAGSLTTCLYMIAPDKMVGWNSNNQTKGQYMNETYKKLPILGGGMQNANYEQIIAQNPDVIFMGHGKDNNSINDMQQKFGEIPVIDLEGDIILTNITPSIKFMGKVLGEENKSQELVNFYNKVYQNVTSTVSTIPDSQKKKVYYTKSADGLTTFAPGSPQVQLIEICGGKNVVESPVTKGGMGVSMELILDWNPDVIITSDSQFYQNVYSDSTWANINAVKNKQVYLQPSSPFNWFENPPGTNTIIGIPWTAKVLYPDKFQDLDLNSLTKEFYSKFYHYNLTDSDVSNILSSSGLNQS comes from the coding sequence ATGGATCAGAAAATAATCATAATTGCAGCCATGGCCATTATAGGCCTCATAGGCATAGTGATATATATGAATTACCAGGCACCCACCCCCGCAGGAGAAATTAAGATTACAGACATGGCCGATAGAAGTTTAAATATTCCAGAAAAGGTGAATAAAACCTTCTCTCTGGCGGGTTCACTTACCACCTGTCTTTACATGATAGCCCCGGACAAGATGGTGGGCTGGAACTCTAACAACCAAACTAAAGGCCAGTACATGAACGAAACCTATAAAAAGCTCCCTATTTTAGGTGGTGGCATGCAAAATGCTAATTATGAACAAATCATCGCTCAAAATCCTGATGTGATCTTCATGGGCCATGGTAAAGACAATAATTCTATTAATGATATGCAGCAAAAATTCGGGGAAATACCCGTAATAGACCTGGAAGGCGACATAATTTTGACCAATATAACCCCTTCCATCAAATTCATGGGTAAGGTTCTGGGAGAGGAGAATAAATCTCAGGAACTGGTTAATTTCTACAATAAAGTCTACCAGAATGTCACCAGCACCGTATCCACCATACCGGATTCTCAAAAGAAAAAGGTTTACTATACCAAGAGTGCTGATGGATTGACCACCTTTGCTCCTGGATCTCCTCAAGTCCAGCTTATTGAAATATGTGGCGGTAAAAATGTAGTGGAATCACCAGTCACCAAGGGAGGAATGGGTGTTTCCATGGAACTGATTTTAGATTGGAACCCTGATGTAATCATAACCAGTGACTCTCAGTTCTACCAGAACGTTTATTCTGACTCCACATGGGCCAATATCAATGCCGTGAAAAATAAACAGGTTTATCTGCAACCAAGCTCCCCATTCAACTGGTTTGAAAATCCTCCGGGAACCAATACTATTATAGGAATACCCTGGACGGCTAAGGTACTTTATCCCGATAAATTCCAGGACCTGGATCTAAACAGTCTAACAAAAGAGTTCTATTCCAAATTTTACCATTATAACTTGACAGATAGTGATGTATCTAATATTTTAAGTTCTTCTGGGTTAAATCAAAGCTAA
- a CDS encoding ABC transporter permease → MVEWNIKGKVAKHRISTLGLMTIALIILFFLSFLLGRYPITPYEVMMAFASKLFLIQVPPSQVQDTIIFQIRLPRILAAMLIGASLSIAGASFQGLFQNPLVSPDKLGVSAGAGFGAAMAILFSASLFMIQASAFFWGLLAVGLTYFISRSFKGTSMLTLVLCGIAIASLFTALLSLVKFVADPNDQLQTIVFWIMGSLSSVNNQDVVIMGIPIIIGTIILLAIRWRLNILAMGEEEAHTMGINIKKLQAIIIVCCSVITAASVSMCGIIGWVGLVMPHVARMIVGPDHKILLPASIIMGAIFLLLIDDIARTMTTVEIPLGILTAIIGAPFFLYLLMKSKEVWS, encoded by the coding sequence ATTGTGGAATGGAATATAAAAGGCAAAGTTGCAAAACACCGGATTTCTACCCTGGGATTAATGACTATTGCCTTAATAATACTTTTTTTTCTATCTTTTCTCCTGGGAAGATACCCTATCACGCCCTATGAAGTAATGATGGCCTTTGCATCCAAATTATTCCTGATTCAAGTTCCACCTTCCCAAGTACAGGACACCATAATATTCCAGATACGTCTCCCCCGCATACTGGCCGCAATGCTTATTGGAGCCTCATTATCTATTGCAGGGGCCTCTTTTCAGGGTCTTTTCCAGAACCCATTGGTATCTCCAGATAAATTAGGTGTTTCTGCCGGTGCTGGTTTTGGAGCGGCCATGGCCATATTATTTTCGGCCAGCTTATTTATGATACAGGCCTCAGCCTTTTTCTGGGGTCTTCTGGCCGTGGGATTGACTTATTTTATAAGCAGATCATTTAAAGGAACCTCCATGCTGACCCTAGTTTTGTGTGGAATAGCCATAGCTTCCCTATTTACTGCTCTATTATCGCTGGTTAAATTCGTGGCCGATCCCAATGACCAGTTGCAAACCATAGTTTTCTGGATAATGGGAAGTTTATCATCAGTTAACAATCAGGACGTAGTAATCATGGGCATCCCCATCATCATCGGAACTATAATTTTACTGGCCATTAGATGGAGATTGAATATACTGGCCATGGGTGAAGAGGAAGCCCATACCATGGGTATAAACATTAAAAAATTACAAGCCATTATCATTGTTTGTTGCAGCGTGATCACCGCTGCCTCAGTAAGTATGTGTGGCATCATTGGCTGGGTGGGACTGGTAATGCCTCATGTGGCGAGAATGATTGTAGGGCCAGATCACAAGATATTATTGCCTGCCAGTATAATAATGGGTGCCATTTTCCTCTTACTTATTGATGATATTGCCCGAACCATGACCACCGTGGAGATTCCGTTGGGAATTTTAACCGCCATTATTGGCGCTCCCTTCTTCTTGTACCTGTTAATGAAGAGTAAGGAAGTGTGGTCATGA